The window GGCTATGGGTTTTCTGGCTCTTCCAGAATGGAAGTTGAGCAGAGGCAAACAGGTGGCAGCTATCCCCAGGATCAATTCAGACCAGCCTCTCACACTTCTGGTTCGGTCCAGAGTGAAGCTACTTACCGCGGGACTGGATACAACACACTCGGAGGCTTTGCTCCAAGCTCCCTCCAGCCAGCCCCAAGGGGCTCTGGATCTATCCCCAGCAGCTTTACCTCCGCCCAGACAAAGGGTAAGAGGACCCGTGCCAAGAATACTGACATTAGCCTCTCTGGTTCTATAGCCAGTGGATCCTCTGTCACCCACAACAAGCATCAAACCAAGGCCAGCAGAACCTATGGTCAAAGTGTCACTGACCCCAGTGCATTAAGGCCAGTTTCAAGTTGGGAGGTAAAGAGAATCCAGGCCAACACTCTCCGTACTGTACAGCCTCACTCCGGCAGCTCTGGACTAGTCCAGAATCCTGATGTTGTGTTTAATGTCCAGAGTAGAACTGCCTCTAACCTGAAACCATCTATTCCTAACTATGGCTCTACCCAGAGTGAATTCAAGTTCTCCACCTCCAGACAACCCAACCAAGGCCTTGTCCAGACTCTGAGTAGAGGAGCCCCCAGCCTCTATGGTCAAACTGCCACCCACACCACCTCCCTCACCCACTATgtccaggacctgaagcaagggaGCAGCCTCCCTTCCCTGGCTTTCAAGGGACCAATGGAGATCTCTGCCCGGTCAATTTCCACTCCCGACCGTGAAGTTCCCTCAAGTGGTTCTTCACAAACTTCATTTAGACCAGGTTCTACTGAAGGTGGGAGTGCAACAAACAGCTACAAGCCTAGCTTCTCCCAAGATGTCATGCAATACCAGAGCAACTCTGCCAGTAGAAGTGTTTCAACTTCCAATCAATATGCCCAAACCTCTGGCCAGAGAATAGATGGATCCTCTACCTCAAGTCGCGGCATGCCCACTTCTAGCCTGGCCTCTCGCGCCAGTCTTTTTCGCCCCAGCTCTACAGCTAGTGGAAACTCCTATGGCGCCTACAAGCCTGGCTCTGACCTTGGTGCAACACCAAGCCAAAGCCTGTTTACCTTTAACCAAGGTGGAAGGGGTTCAACATACAGCCAGAATCTCCTTGCAAAACCTGCCCAAGGGAAGTACGGACAAATGTCTGCTCAGTGGGGGAGCTACCAGCCCAGCTATGCTGCCAGTAGTGGGCCAGTCTCCAGCCTCTTCAGTTCTACCCAGGCTGCCAGTTCTTCAACATTCATCCAGAATGCTCCTGCCACAGCCCAGAAGCCAAGTGGCTTTAAACCTGTCCCCAGTCAACGCTATCAGCCCAGCTATTTGTTCAATGCAGTGAAGTCCAACACTAGCTCTGCCAGACGTCCCACCCAGAGCCTCTTGTCTAGCAGCTATGGCCCTACCCAGAGCAGGACCAGCAGTGCCAGCTCGATCAACCCTCGCCGCTTTGCCCTGACCATCATGCACAGCATCCCAGAATTGTACGGCGGATCTACAATCCACCGGCTCAAAGACCCTACTCGGTAGGAGTAGTGCCTCCCCTAGCCACTCAACCCAGCTCTTCAAGTGTCAGCAAGCCACAGCCAAACCACTATCTGCCAAGCAGAAAGGCCCTAGCACAACCTAAATTGAGTCCAGAGCTTTAGGGGAGTCCAGAACATGATGAAGTGGGATCTGTAGCCACCAGTTGAGGTGAGATTTCAGTTTCTCTATTTTTATGCCATTTGGGCTGTTTAGGTTTACATAGGCAGTTCATTGATCTTTTTTGCGATTGGCTTAGtcaaaagatcagaatttggctgcctgtgtaaatgcagccttggCACCTGTCTTTGCTTTCATGTATGCTTGTTACTAATCTTTTTGTCTTCTAGGTGCTGTGACCTGGAAGTGTTGTCAGGACTTCTCTACTTCAATTGTTTTAAATAAAATTTACTAATACATATTAGTCTTTATCTATTTAATTGTTTTCAGACAAATGTTTTGAATGCCTTCAAAGGGATGTCAGTGTTGTGGTAGTTAGGTTGCTTCTTCCAGTAGAAGAAATGTTGGCTCTCTGGCATTTGACAGGATCTTTTGCATCACTGGACCTCTGCAATCAATGAGCCTGAATCAGAGTTTTGGGCCTGATGCCCTTAATATTAATGGTGACTCTAATGCACTTGCTTTCTATCTCACTAAACCCTCCTGAAAGTTCTCTGAAGTAtttcattaacccccccccccctctccaaaaTAGTAAATGAATGTTTTTTCCAAATGACAAACTACTTGTCACATACGCTGACTACAAGTGTGAATTTTGCATAATGTTTACTTGCAAGCCCCTTTCATTTATTAAAATGAATTTTTCAGCAGTCTTAAAGCTTGAGATGCCAttaagctgttgaggagccttttggtcctagacctgGCAATCTGGAACCGCTTACCGTGCAGAAGTTTAACTTGGACTGCAACcgatcaggatgctcttgatggtgctgCTGTAAAACcttctggggacccatgccaattcTTGTTAGTCTCTTGGGGGGGGTGtagtcgtaccctcttcacgactgtcttggtatgtttgacCCTTGAGAGTTCATTGGCGACGTGGACACCAAGGTActtaactctcgacctgctccattACAGGCCCGTTAATGGGGGCTTGTTCGGCCCGCTttatcctgtagtccacgatcagctactTAGTCttgctcaagttgagggagaggtgttTCTGGTACCACtttgccagttctctgacctcccgaAAGGCCGTCTCGTCGGTATCAGGCCAAACATTCCTGTTACTGAGCTCAGCTCCATGTTTCAAAATGAGCAGGAGTCAATCTGATGGGGATCATTACTGTCCCCTGCTGGAAGTGTGTGAGCAGGAGGAGCCAGTGTGTGCCATCAGGCCCCCTATCCATGATGATATCTGTCACAATGTCACACTTTCACCCTCACGTCTTATCAGACACATGGCACTGCTAACCAGCCTGGATTCAGATAGTATTAAAAATCATTCCATGTCTTCAGCTGTGCTTGGCTCAGTGGAACTAATAAAATATTCCCAAAAGTACAAACCCAGATCCCATGTCTGCCTAGATTCAGAATGTTCCCTTGGGTTTTAGATGTTATAATATTGTTGACACATTTGTCTTTTACACTGAGGTGAATGACTAAGGCACACCAGTTTGTCACAGtaaaataaacagagagagagagcatcaccTCGCATGCATTGACCATCCATGTGTGGTGGCTCAAATCAAAGATGCTATTTCCTGCCAGAGGAAGTGGAGGCACAGACATCATTTTTTAGGAGctgtttcctttcctctctttttcCATAATGCCTGGCAACATTCATAAagaaaataaagagaaaaatAACGTTCACGCAGAATAcagaaatgtaaataaaatatacaaataaatcTTTCATTGGCATCAGCAGAAACGATCTTGTTGACAGGACCTTTAGACAGAGGGTAGATTTGCAGGAAGAGGAGAAAGGTGTCTTAAATCATACTGAAAATGAGTTCTATTAATCAACAAAGGATGGAGGtgactcttctgttctctctaatGGGAGACAACACTCTCTTCTCTATTCGTCAGGCCATTCAACAATCTGCTTCACCCATGATATTTCATCATAAGCATACAAcgtacatctctctctcacacacactttcaattgaattcaaagggctttattggcatgggaaacatatgtttacactgccaaagcaaatggaatagacaataaacaaaaggaAATAAACAATTCTTTCTAATTTGCATTCATTTCCTGCAGGTCAGAAATGTTCTGGTCTGGTGTTCTACttgttatttcattttattttacatttatttaattaagcaagtcagttaagaacaaattcttatttacaatgatggcctaccccagccaaacactcccctaacccggacgacgctgggccaattgtgtttaCTAATACCACAACTAATAGGTAATGCTGGGGCTGGGGCTTTCTGCTTGGCAGGTGCAGTGTGGTTTGGCTGTGGCTTGCTGACACTTGAAGAGCTGGGTTTGGAGTGGCTAGGGGAGGAGGCACTACTTCGAGACGACAGACACAAGCTCCACCGTAGTATTCGGAGATGTTGTGGATGGTGGCCAGGGCGAAGCGttgaggggtggtgggggtgcCACTGCTAGTCCCACACTGGGTAAGGCCATAGCTTCTAGAGGAGAGGCTTTGGGTAGGGCCGCCGGCAGACCTAGGGTTGGACTtcacataccttaagggaacattttgacatttgccatatggttagtgagaaagtccactttgcaaatgtacggtcccttactagacgtccgacaACATTTCTAAAATTGGCGGACAGCGTCGGGCCGTGCAGCAGGGCCGGATCTTCCAGTAAGTCATCAAACGAagtctctcggacattcggttttcGTTTAATAAAACTTtcacattttggtcatttttccacTGTCCCGGTAAATACCACAAGAGGGCGagtagaatcatattgcaaatgtacaaaacatcaccaatcacgacatggccttatctcctaaatggaaaagacttcgaagacgaaacttggtgagcataggtttggcataatgggcagttggccccgaacaagatggcgtccaGGCCTCCACGGGATTAAaggtcaaaaatgaaaatagagcaataattTCTACACTTCACATCAAAGTAAATGAAcctacggtgtcaataaaaaaagaaccagccatttatctatcgtaatttaagagaaatcgtacaatgtcaaattgttttttttcttctttttaagttacagatccagttgcagcttGTTCAGACAAATCTTTTTGAATTGTGTTTCCGAGCtatgcgagatttctgtgattttctgtgattttctgaaataacacacactcattcaaccctctgtaaataagtcagttcttaacataaagacttaaaactcaataTTATATAAgtgcctaccccaaggaggatatgtgtttactttcAGCTTCCTGCGTAAACCGGAAGTGCCGTAAAATGTtgtcataggtgctgtttcgaagggttaaaaaggtctga of the Oncorhynchus kisutch isolate 150728-3 linkage group LG17, Okis_V2, whole genome shotgun sequence genome contains:
- the LOC116354376 gene encoding uncharacterized protein LOC116354376, which codes for MAFGINLGIVFLCSLFAEHSSFTWAPRDAQRVRGYGFSGSSRMEVEQRQTGGSYPQDQFRPASHTSGSVQSEATYRGTGYNTLGGFAPSSLQPAPRGSGSIPSSFTSAQTKGKRTRAKNTDISLSGSIASGSSVTHNKHQTKASRTYGQSVTDPSALRPVSSWEVKRIQANTLRTVQPHSGSSGLVQNPDVVFNVQSRTASNLKPSIPNYGSTQSEFKFSTSRQPNQGLVQTLSRGAPSLYGQTATHTTSLTHYVQDLKQGSSLPSLAFKGPMEISARSISTPDREVPSSGSSQTSFRPGSTEGGSATNSYKPSFSQDVMQYQSNSASRSVSTSNQYAQTSGQRIDGSSTSSRGMPTSSLASRASLFRPSSTASGNSYGAYKPGSDLGATPSQSLFTFNQGGRGSTYSQNLLAKPAQGKYGQMSAQWGSYQPSYAASSGPVSSLFSSTQAASSSTFIQNAPATAQKPSGFKPVPSQRYQPSYLFNAVKSNTSSARRPTQSLLSSSYGPTQSRTSSASSINPRRFALTIMHSIPELYGGSTIHRLKDPTR